A window of Brachybacterium fresconis contains these coding sequences:
- a CDS encoding ISL3 family transposase has product MHENTGSQRDAASTIFNLPDYHVVDAIDLPDGGRRVVIASTVPPGCPSCGVLATKVHSRRSQHVRDVPVAGAVEVVWAKRRWFCLEPACARRTFWEATDQVPHRARSTIRLRNQIVSAVITSGRAASEVARAHGVSWWLVQAALAAAAVVLPTAEDVPVTRLGIDEHRYRSVRWFRTDEGAWRRFEPWMTTLVDLTTGQVLGVVDGRDSTAVGDWLAQRSDAWRERIEIVAIDPSAAFRKALRTYLPRAAVSVDKFHLVKLGNDMVTTVRQRLARTHRGRRGRKDDPAWAHRMLLLRGADTLSPRAWERLETVFRTDDPTDELSAAWGIKEQLRRLLDTDTLAQAWDERMRMGYFSQIANMPEATKLYDTIVTWWDAIEVLIVTGATTARVEAANTGIKNIKRTGRGFRNAENYRTRILLASAAKTVA; this is encoded by the coding sequence GTGCACGAGAATACTGGTTCGCAGCGAGATGCTGCGAGCACGATCTTCAACCTGCCCGACTACCACGTCGTCGACGCGATCGACCTGCCCGACGGAGGCCGTCGAGTGGTGATCGCCTCGACCGTCCCGCCCGGATGTCCGTCCTGCGGGGTGCTCGCGACCAAGGTCCACTCCCGCCGGTCCCAGCACGTCCGGGACGTGCCCGTGGCCGGGGCTGTGGAGGTGGTGTGGGCCAAGCGGCGCTGGTTCTGTCTCGAGCCGGCCTGCGCCCGGCGCACGTTCTGGGAAGCCACCGATCAGGTCCCCCACCGCGCGCGATCGACGATCCGGCTGCGAAACCAGATCGTCTCCGCAGTGATCACCTCGGGTCGGGCAGCCTCAGAAGTGGCCCGGGCCCATGGCGTCTCGTGGTGGCTGGTCCAGGCAGCGCTGGCCGCTGCCGCAGTGGTCCTGCCCACCGCCGAGGACGTGCCCGTGACGCGCCTGGGCATCGATGAGCACCGCTACCGTTCGGTGCGCTGGTTCCGCACCGATGAAGGTGCCTGGAGACGGTTCGAGCCATGGATGACGACCCTGGTCGACCTGACCACCGGGCAGGTCCTCGGCGTCGTCGACGGCCGGGACTCCACCGCCGTCGGGGACTGGCTGGCCCAGCGTTCGGACGCCTGGCGGGAGCGGATCGAGATCGTTGCGATCGACCCGTCGGCCGCGTTCCGCAAGGCACTGCGGACCTACCTGCCCCGTGCTGCGGTCTCGGTTGACAAGTTCCACCTCGTGAAGCTCGGAAATGACATGGTCACCACCGTCCGTCAGCGCCTGGCTCGCACTCATCGCGGTCGTCGGGGCCGGAAGGATGACCCGGCTTGGGCGCACCGGATGCTGTTGCTGCGCGGCGCTGACACCCTGAGCCCGCGTGCCTGGGAGCGGTTGGAGACGGTGTTCCGCACCGATGATCCCACCGACGAGCTCTCCGCCGCTTGGGGCATCAAAGAGCAGCTCCGCCGCCTCCTGGATACCGACACCCTCGCCCAGGCCTGGGACGAACGGATGCGGATGGGCTACTTCTCCCAGATCGCGAATATGCCCGAGGCGACCAAGCTCTACGACACCATCGTGACCTGGTGGGACGCGATCGAGGTCCTCATCGTCACCGGCGCGACCACCGCCCGAGTCGAGGCCGCGAACACCGGCATCAAGAACATCAAACGCACCGGCCGCGGCTTCCGAAACGCGGAGAACTACCGGACCCGTATCCTGCTGGCCAGCGCCGCGAAAACCGTAGCGTGA
- a CDS encoding TniB family NTP-binding protein has protein sequence MSENPWAQWLHRYDTVPYQLSRKEGWDAFVNAGTRPQFEVLNRAEMRALHADALADYNEARCVWNANPATIKTQQLSRAFDVLDQVMASNRRDGDKLRGAAVIDAEPGLGKTTIATRFAREVHRREYRRHSPETADGSQRLPVAFVPLNAGVTLKGLNQQLLKFYGHPAASRSTRTQLTSLAMDCVTTCETKLIVIDDLHFVDFRHRNGLEVSNHLKGLANVLPATFLFVGVNLEAKKFFDEGLLGEDAAYAQTSRRTTRCPVAPFSFGDGHSARAWTDLLVTLERHLILADAEPGMLTSQARELHRRTQGRIASLMNLIDRAAYLAITTGVEAITRLFAARGEGERRVAGVERPVVLL, from the coding sequence GTGAGCGAGAATCCGTGGGCGCAGTGGCTGCACCGGTACGACACGGTGCCCTACCAGCTATCGCGTAAGGAGGGCTGGGATGCGTTCGTCAACGCAGGCACCCGGCCGCAGTTCGAGGTGCTTAACCGCGCGGAGATGCGCGCGCTGCACGCGGACGCATTGGCGGACTACAACGAGGCGCGGTGCGTGTGGAACGCGAACCCGGCGACGATCAAGACGCAGCAGCTATCCCGGGCATTCGATGTGCTGGACCAGGTCATGGCCTCGAATCGGCGCGATGGCGACAAGCTGCGAGGAGCGGCGGTGATCGATGCCGAGCCAGGGCTGGGCAAGACCACGATCGCGACGCGGTTCGCGCGGGAAGTCCACCGCCGCGAGTACCGTCGCCACTCCCCCGAAACGGCGGACGGCAGCCAGCGACTGCCTGTGGCTTTCGTGCCCCTGAACGCGGGGGTGACGCTGAAGGGCCTGAACCAACAGCTGCTGAAGTTCTACGGTCATCCCGCGGCCTCGAGGTCGACCCGCACCCAGCTGACGTCCTTGGCCATGGACTGTGTGACCACCTGCGAGACGAAGCTGATAGTCATCGATGATCTGCACTTCGTGGACTTCCGGCATCGGAACGGGCTGGAAGTCTCCAACCACCTCAAGGGACTGGCCAACGTGCTGCCGGCAACGTTCCTGTTCGTGGGGGTGAACCTGGAAGCGAAGAAGTTCTTCGACGAGGGCCTTCTGGGGGAGGACGCGGCGTATGCGCAGACGAGTCGGCGCACCACGCGGTGCCCCGTCGCGCCATTCAGTTTCGGCGACGGTCACAGCGCCCGAGCGTGGACGGATCTTCTGGTGACATTGGAGCGGCATCTGATTCTCGCCGACGCAGAGCCCGGCATGCTGACCAGTCAGGCGCGGGAGTTGCATCGGCGCACACAGGGGCGGATCGCGTCGTTGATGAACCTGATCGACCGCGCCGCCTACCTTGCGATCACCACCGGCGTCGAGGCCATTACCCGGCTCTTCGCGGCTCGTGGTGAAGGAGAGCGTCGCGTCGCTGGCGTAGAACGGCCCGTGGTCCTGCTGTGA